A region from the Rosa rugosa chromosome 6, drRosRugo1.1, whole genome shotgun sequence genome encodes:
- the LOC133716556 gene encoding uncharacterized protein LOC133716556, with protein sequence MRGFRDALGYGDLIDLGFHGPQSTWWNSETQLRLDRAVCTPSWFDIYGHARLQHLPPSDSDHVPILLHASTVPLPKRRIHRRFKFESHWLQNSECDDVVKTAWAIDVPGSPMFRVTQKITYTRLELDKWQKRAYKGRQLQMLGIRARMEELLDVQLSEAVTREKKQLTEKLQCLLSQEESFWKQRSKVHWLKEGDRNTSYFHRKTANRRRKNTLCGLYNEDGEWCEEDEEVEKVITSYFSTMFTASEIDMEAMNTTLEAIQPCVSQ encoded by the coding sequence ATGCGGGGGTTTCGTGATGCTCTAGGTTATGGGGATTTaatagacctagggtttcatggCCCTCAATCTACATGGTGGAACTCGGAAACCCAGCTCCGTCTGGACAGAGCAGTTTGCACACCTTCCTGGTTTGATATCTATGGCCATGCGAGACTACAACATCTGCCGCCTAGCGATTCAGATCACGTCCCTATCCTGCTTCATGCCAGCACGGTCCCATTGCCTAAGAGAAGGATCCATCGTAGATTCAAGTTTGAATCTCACTGGTTGCAGAATAGTGAGTGTGATGATGTTGTGAAGACGGCATGGGCTATTGATGTTCCTGGTTCACCCATGTTTCGTGTAACGCAGAAGATTACCTATACAAGGTTAGAGCTAGATAAATGGCAGAAAAGGGCGTATAAGGGTAGACAATTGCAGATGCTTGGCATTAGAGCGAGAATGGAGGAATTGCTTGATGTTCAGTTGTCTGAGGCTGTGACGAGGGAGAAGAAACAATTGACGGAAAAGCTGCAGTGTCTTCTTTCACAAGAAGAAAGCTTTTGGAAGCAACGTTCCAAAGTGCATTGGTTGAAAGAGGGAGACCGAAATACAAGTTATTTTCATAGGAAGACTGCTAATAGAAGGAGAAAAAATACTCTTTGTGGTTTGTATAATGAAGATGGCGAATGGTGTGAGGAGGATGAGGAAGTGGAGAAGGTGATAACTTCTTATTTCTCTACTATGTTTACTGCCTCCGAGATTGATATGGAAGCTATGAACACTACCTTGGAAGCAATCCAGCCTTGCGTTTCTCAATAG